In one window of Gloeocapsa sp. DLM2.Bin57 DNA:
- a CDS encoding sulfite exporter TauE/SafE family protein: MNKFLPFLFGALVGIMGGLIGLGGAEFRLPILIKVFNYSTLKAIIINLIVSLVTVIFSLIFRSGVVGLNNIIASSGIIINILAGSLIGAYLGVNYATRINEKLLNKIVVIFLVIISFILMAHELIFSLQIWELPSLLKVISAWLAGVIIGVFSSLLGVAGGELIIPTIILIFAVDIKLAGSLSLAISVPTIIMGLWKYNRQQKLQQVKDDYSFLILMAIGSIVGAFIGSYLLQYIASIYLYWILGIILLISAYKLAKH, translated from the coding sequence ATGAATAAATTTTTACCCTTCTTATTTGGTGCATTAGTAGGGATTATGGGAGGTTTAATCGGTTTAGGTGGAGCAGAATTTAGGCTACCTATCCTAATTAAAGTCTTTAATTATTCCACTTTAAAAGCGATTATTATTAATCTCATCGTTAGTTTAGTAACGGTTATTTTTTCCTTAATTTTTCGGAGTGGAGTAGTTGGTTTAAATAACATTATTGCTAGTTCAGGTATAATTATTAATATTTTAGCAGGTTCTTTAATTGGTGCTTATCTTGGTGTTAATTATGCCACGAGAATAAATGAAAAACTTCTGAATAAAATTGTCGTTATTTTTTTAGTGATTATTAGTTTTATTTTAATGGCACATGAATTAATTTTTAGTTTACAAATTTGGGAATTACCTAGTTTATTAAAAGTCATAAGCGCTTGGCTAGCTGGTGTAATAATTGGAGTTTTTAGTAGTTTACTAGGAGTAGCAGGAGGAGAATTAATCATTCCTACGATTATTTTGATTTTTGCTGTAGATATAAAATTAGCAGGTAGTTTAAGTCTAGCTATCAGTGTACCTACTATTATCATGGGTTTATGGAAATATAATCGCCAGCAAAAGTTACAACAAGTAAAAGATGATTACTCTTTTCTAATTTTGATGGCAATAGGTTCTATTGTAGGTGCATTTATTGGCAGTTACTTATTACAGTATATTGCTAGTATTTATCTCTATTGGATTTTAGGCATAATTTTATTAATCTCAGCCTATAAACTAGCTAAACATTAA
- a CDS encoding GNAT family N-acetyltransferase, with the protein MSNKIRLAIIIFNSPQYQESLQLREEILRKPLGLSLTTEDLANEEQQTHLGVFIEDKLIGIVILKPTLDARIVKLRQMAIAPSYQNQGIGTQLMQYAEPQALSQGYQQIELHARYQYQRFYTKLGYQPVGEPFIEVTIPHILMTKKIVSYE; encoded by the coding sequence TTGAGTAATAAGATTAGACTTGCTATTATCATTTTTAATAGTCCTCAATATCAAGAATCTCTCCAACTAAGAGAAGAGATCTTAAGAAAACCCCTAGGTTTATCCTTAACCACCGAAGATTTAGCTAATGAGGAACAACAAACTCATTTAGGGGTATTTATTGAAGATAAATTGATCGGAATAGTTATCTTAAAACCTACTTTAGATGCTAGGATAGTCAAACTTAGACAAATGGCGATCGCCCCTAGTTATCAAAATCAAGGTATTGGGACACAATTGATGCAATACGCAGAACCACAAGCATTATCTCAAGGATATCAACAAATAGAACTCCATGCTCGTTATCAATACCAAAGATTTTATACTAAATTAGGTTATCAACCAGTAGGAGAACCTTTTATAGAGGTAACAATTCCTCATATTTTGATGACAAAAAAAATAGTTAGTTATGAATAA